From a single bacterium genomic region:
- a CDS encoding transcriptional regulator, with the protein MALTRDFKDTIKARAARDPEFREALLVEGIECLLSGDVETGKTVLRDYINATVGFPALAKAVDKQPESLMRMLSPSGNPSAGNIFAIIRSLQMREGVELHVQAERVGA; encoded by the coding sequence ATGGCACTGACACGCGATTTTAAAGATACCATTAAAGCACGGGCTGCTCGTGATCCGGAATTCCGTGAAGCGCTTTTGGTTGAAGGCATTGAATGCCTTCTCTCTGGCGATGTGGAAACAGGAAAAACCGTTTTGCGTGATTATATCAACGCGACTGTCGGCTTTCCTGCATTGGCGAAAGCCGTTGATAAACAGCCAGAGAGCCTTATGCGTATGCTCAGCCCCTCTGGCAATCCCAGTGCGGGCAATATTTTTGCAATCATACGCTCTTTGCAAATGCGCGAAGGCGTTGAATTGCATGTCCAGGCAGAACGCGTCGGCGCATAA
- a CDS encoding type II toxin-antitoxin system RelE/ParE family toxin, with translation MEIREYLDTDGHSVYADWFNELDARAAAKVSTYVTRMSNGNMSQVKGVGAGVYECKIDFGPGYRVYFGKDGDRLIILLGGGTKKRQNNDIQEAQALWNEYKHRKRKGA, from the coding sequence ATAGAGATTAGAGAATATTTAGATACAGACGGCCACAGCGTCTATGCAGACTGGTTCAATGAACTGGATGCACGGGCAGCAGCCAAAGTGTCCACCTACGTCACCCGTATGAGCAACGGGAATATGTCGCAGGTGAAAGGCGTGGGGGCTGGTGTTTATGAGTGCAAAATAGATTTCGGGCCTGGCTACCGCGTCTATTTTGGGAAGGATGGCGATAGGCTGATTATCCTTCTAGGCGGCGGTACGAAGAAAAGACAGAATAACGATATTCAGGAAGCGCAAGCTTTGTGGAATGAATATAAGCATAGAAAACGGAAAGGAGCATAG
- a CDS encoding antirestriction protein ArdA produces MTQLYAQPYDISATGFFFETVEEYDQRAAALRNSYGQLVEEFEIQFIDGKSIDAELFEALGVHQGDIQAYMEATDSWSDDEKVRVIIALSEVGYDFALGKDLPSKFEDMDLYEIDSLRDLAIQFVEDGLFGDIAENIKCFLDFDAIGDYLGTDYCETTVAGTRYVYRCD; encoded by the coding sequence ATGACACAGCTATACGCTCAACCTTACGATATCAGCGCCACTGGTTTCTTTTTTGAAACAGTTGAGGAATACGATCAGAGAGCCGCTGCCTTGCGTAATTCATACGGCCAGCTTGTAGAAGAATTTGAAATCCAATTCATTGACGGGAAAAGCATAGACGCAGAATTATTTGAGGCTTTGGGCGTTCATCAAGGCGATATACAAGCGTACATGGAAGCAACAGATAGTTGGAGCGATGATGAAAAAGTAAGGGTCATTATCGCTCTTAGCGAAGTTGGCTATGATTTTGCTTTGGGAAAAGACCTTCCAAGCAAATTTGAGGATATGGACCTTTACGAAATAGACAGCTTGCGTGATCTAGCTATCCAGTTTGTAGAAGATGGCTTATTTGGCGATATTGCCGAGAACATCAAGTGTTTCTTAGATTTTGATGCTATCGGAGATTATCTAGGGACAGACTATTGCGAAACCACGGTTGCTGGAACAAGGTATGTTTATAGGTGTGATTAA
- a CDS encoding helix-turn-helix domain-containing protein: protein MTDLNEISAQEIGRRLRIARENAGIRQDEAAQVIGMSRPTLVSIEQGARRVRIQELQSLAHHYGVSVNAILRREAVHTDLVPRYRKLKEAEDVHTTEAVQLLNNLVKAEVELENVLGIERRKNYPPERGINTGDVIELAEQHAQELRNWLGIGSGPITDIFSLIEFDLGIRLYQRRLSSGSKVAGLFTYEPSIGACILLNANHPLERRIQSAAHEVGHFSGTRQIPEVLEDNEQFLSREERYANAFGRAFLTPRKSFEESFRQLTAGSDTLTRRHVILLAHQNHISREACVRRLEELGLIKKGIWAWFEANGGITNAQAKEVLGSAAEIHDPAKDDASRLISHRMSLMMHAAWKRDLMSEGQLADLLNIPRIELRAIIDQIELEESDTDDLLKLPH from the coding sequence ATGACCGATCTAAATGAAATCAGCGCACAAGAGATAGGCCGTCGTCTTCGTATTGCCCGTGAAAACGCTGGTATCCGTCAGGATGAAGCAGCGCAGGTCATTGGAATGTCGCGCCCAACGCTTGTTTCCATCGAGCAAGGTGCTCGCCGAGTCCGCATACAGGAACTCCAAAGCCTTGCACATCACTATGGTGTTTCAGTCAACGCCATACTACGCCGTGAAGCTGTGCATACCGACCTTGTTCCTCGTTACCGGAAACTAAAGGAAGCGGAAGATGTTCACACGACTGAGGCTGTTCAACTACTTAATAATCTTGTGAAGGCAGAGGTTGAGCTTGAAAATGTTCTGGGCATTGAGCGCCGAAAGAACTATCCGCCGGAACGCGGTATTAATACTGGCGATGTTATAGAGCTAGCAGAACAACATGCTCAGGAACTCAGAAATTGGCTTGGAATTGGCTCCGGCCCAATTACTGATATTTTTAGTTTAATCGAATTTGACCTTGGTATCCGCCTTTATCAACGGCGTCTTTCCTCTGGCTCCAAAGTTGCAGGACTATTCACTTATGAACCCTCAATTGGGGCATGCATCCTTTTGAATGCCAACCACCCGTTAGAACGGCGGATACAATCAGCAGCGCACGAGGTGGGGCATTTCTCAGGCACTCGTCAAATACCTGAAGTGCTTGAAGATAATGAGCAATTCTTATCGCGCGAAGAACGCTATGCCAATGCTTTTGGTCGTGCATTCCTCACTCCGCGCAAAAGCTTTGAGGAAAGTTTCCGTCAGTTAACGGCTGGCTCAGATACGTTGACGAGAAGGCATGTGATTCTTCTTGCTCACCAAAACCATATTTCTCGTGAAGCCTGTGTCCGTCGTCTCGAAGAGCTTGGACTCATTAAAAAGGGTATCTGGGCCTGGTTTGAAGCTAATGGTGGCATTACGAACGCCCAAGCAAAGGAAGTTCTTGGATCGGCTGCGGAGATACACGATCCAGCAAAAGATGACGCCAGCCGCCTCATATCTCATCGGATGAGCCTCATGATGCATGCCGCTTGGAAGCGCGATCTCATGTCGGAAGGACAGCTAGCAGATCTACTGAATATACCCCGCATTGAACTGCGAGCGATAATTGACCAAATTGAGCTTGAGGAAAGCGACACGGATGACTTACTTAAGCTCCCTCATTAA
- a CDS encoding DNA-binding protein, whose translation MTYLSSLIKDASTLVLDTSVLINLHASTYGARILAALPNHALVPEIVAAELEHETSKANGEHKFISELIASQKVQIVILNDQELEIYTKLMSASPSLGDGEASTLAIAACRNLLPVIDERKGRSQVQAYCAGKVACWSLDLFQHPLVLESLGKMAATEALYMALREGRMRIHEDHCDHVVGLIGSRRALDCNSLPGYKIRRQQWQAL comes from the coding sequence ATGACTTACTTAAGCTCCCTCATTAAGGATGCGAGTACACTGGTTCTTGATACCAGTGTATTGATAAACTTGCATGCAAGCACCTATGGAGCGCGTATTCTTGCCGCTTTGCCAAATCATGCGCTAGTGCCAGAAATTGTGGCAGCCGAGCTAGAGCACGAAACAAGCAAGGCTAATGGCGAGCATAAGTTCATTTCTGAATTAATCGCCTCACAAAAGGTTCAGATTGTTATCCTGAATGACCAAGAGTTGGAAATCTATACAAAGCTGATGTCGGCAAGTCCCTCGCTTGGTGATGGTGAAGCGTCAACTCTGGCGATTGCCGCTTGCCGCAATCTTTTGCCTGTCATAGATGAAAGAAAAGGAAGATCACAGGTGCAAGCGTATTGCGCCGGTAAGGTAGCCTGCTGGTCACTTGATCTTTTCCAACATCCTTTGGTCTTGGAAAGTCTAGGGAAAATGGCTGCGACTGAGGCACTTTATATGGCTTTGCGTGAAGGGCGAATGCGTATTCATGAAGATCATTGCGATCATGTCGTCGGCCTTATCGGTTCTCGGCGAGCGCTCGATTGCAACAGTTTACCCGGCTATAAAATCCGACGTCAGCAATGGCAAGCCCTCTAA
- a CDS encoding restriction endonuclease subunit R: MELKDYQRRVMERFSEYIELLYAERSKADKAILALKNAGVEIPLGIDDYAKNTWNTLKASGILPRFKSSMGLIVPEYVARYDARKRSTPHICLKVPTGGGKTLLAAECVGAVHTEFFRRQTGLVLWIVPTVQIYRQTWKALANREHPYRQSLERASGGRIKVFEKDDPITTFDIQNYLCVMMVRLAAANRTTNKEFLKIFRDAGKYISFFPEVDDYTANNELLKLYPDLEVNDIGDTGAFVGVSVKHSLLNLLKMLRPMIIIDEGHKAYSDNTRQSLNNFNPSFILELTATPNPQTHISNVLVNVSGSDLKDEQMIKLPINIMNTKSGDWEGTLAQAQVKLENLSTDAIALQAADGRYIRPIMVVRVERTGKDQRDGKRIHALDVRDYLINRLSVDEREVRIKSSEKDELGNEDLLSPLSTVRYIITKEALQEGWDCPFAYILTLLDKTTAQTAMTQMVGRVLRQPEATSTSIESLNNCYVYCFDQDVRVSVQNVRKGLEEEGMSDLADYVRAGDDVSQNNPQEAQSIKVRRRSKFDDLKIFLPKVLHRHGKNWREINYDADILATINWAELKYNVSEFLSGKDAPALTITTVDVARKTDLAGQTELEFIDKTIQEAYTGQKTLDIAFLSRQLIDIIPNPWQASRLVSEAIADLRAKGHSDEDIYNGRLFLIESMKKSLKAMVHEQSESIFKQKLLKSELVFRLTTSGDERLNFIIAKELQALARKNEPKLVNADNTAIENSLFEVVFEKDLNNLEKNLALYLSESSAVQWWHRMVARQEYALQGWQRNKVYPDFIACVRSDRIMVLETKGLQLKGNDDTEYKRKLFDLLTEQQNSPVAAGVIDIVSDQSKKISFHMLMEDTWQEEMQMQIRL, from the coding sequence ATGGAATTAAAAGACTATCAGCGTCGGGTAATGGAGCGATTTAGTGAATATATAGAGCTGCTTTATGCGGAACGCTCTAAGGCTGACAAAGCAATTTTAGCCCTTAAGAATGCTGGTGTAGAGATACCTCTTGGCATTGATGATTACGCCAAAAACACATGGAATACTCTTAAAGCCAGCGGAATATTGCCTCGCTTCAAAAGCTCAATGGGCTTAATCGTACCAGAGTATGTAGCGCGATACGATGCGCGTAAGCGGTCAACGCCTCATATCTGCTTAAAGGTTCCCACGGGTGGAGGAAAAACCCTTTTAGCCGCTGAGTGTGTTGGAGCGGTTCATACGGAATTTTTTAGGCGGCAGACAGGATTGGTTCTTTGGATCGTCCCTACAGTACAAATTTATCGCCAGACATGGAAGGCATTGGCCAATAGAGAGCACCCTTACCGCCAATCCCTAGAGAGGGCTTCAGGTGGTCGAATCAAAGTGTTTGAAAAAGATGATCCCATCACGACCTTCGATATTCAGAATTATCTCTGCGTGATGATGGTGCGCTTAGCTGCTGCTAATCGGACAACTAATAAAGAATTTCTCAAAATTTTTCGTGACGCAGGAAAATACATCTCCTTCTTTCCTGAGGTAGATGATTACACGGCCAATAATGAGCTATTGAAACTGTATCCTGATCTGGAGGTCAATGACATAGGCGATACTGGTGCATTTGTAGGTGTTTCGGTTAAACACAGCCTCCTCAATCTTCTGAAAATGTTGCGTCCTATGATAATTATTGATGAAGGACACAAAGCCTATTCAGACAATACACGTCAGAGCCTAAACAATTTCAATCCGTCTTTCATTCTGGAATTAACGGCCACACCAAATCCACAAACCCATATCAGCAATGTTTTGGTCAATGTGTCTGGCTCCGATCTTAAAGACGAGCAGATGATTAAGCTTCCAATCAACATTATGAATACAAAAAGTGGTGACTGGGAAGGAACGCTGGCACAGGCACAGGTAAAACTGGAAAACCTGAGCACTGATGCAATAGCCCTTCAGGCGGCTGATGGGCGTTATATCCGCCCGATTATGGTCGTAAGAGTAGAAAGGACTGGCAAAGATCAACGAGATGGAAAGCGAATTCACGCGCTGGATGTCAGAGACTACCTAATCAATCGCCTGTCGGTGGATGAGAGAGAAGTTCGGATAAAATCATCAGAGAAGGACGAGCTTGGCAACGAAGACCTTCTCAGCCCATTAAGCACTGTCCGATACATTATTACCAAGGAAGCATTGCAAGAAGGATGGGATTGTCCATTCGCCTATATCCTAACCTTGCTGGATAAAACTACCGCACAAACTGCTATGACCCAAATGGTGGGGCGTGTTTTACGGCAGCCAGAGGCAACATCAACTTCTATTGAATCTCTCAATAATTGCTACGTCTATTGTTTTGATCAGGATGTGCGGGTTTCCGTACAGAATGTCCGCAAGGGCTTAGAAGAAGAAGGGATGTCCGATCTTGCAGATTATGTGCGTGCTGGTGATGATGTATCCCAGAACAATCCGCAAGAGGCGCAATCAATCAAAGTTAGGCGTAGGTCAAAATTCGATGATTTGAAAATCTTCTTGCCTAAGGTTCTCCACCGTCATGGGAAGAACTGGCGAGAAATAAATTATGATGCGGATATTCTAGCCACAATAAATTGGGCTGAACTAAAGTACAATGTATCTGAATTTCTTAGTGGGAAGGATGCTCCAGCCCTCACTATTACCACCGTTGATGTTGCCAGAAAAACGGACTTAGCCGGACAGACGGAATTGGAATTTATAGATAAAACAATTCAAGAAGCTTATACGGGCCAGAAGACGCTTGATATTGCTTTTCTATCTCGCCAGCTTATCGACATTATTCCGAACCCTTGGCAAGCATCTCGATTAGTCAGCGAGGCTATTGCTGATTTAAGGGCGAAAGGACATAGCGACGAAGACATCTATAATGGTCGGCTTTTCCTGATTGAAAGCATGAAGAAAAGCCTCAAGGCAATGGTTCATGAGCAATCAGAATCTATCTTTAAACAGAAGCTACTAAAATCAGAGCTTGTTTTCAGACTGACAACAAGCGGAGATGAAAGGCTGAACTTTATAATAGCAAAAGAGCTACAGGCTCTTGCGCGTAAGAATGAACCGAAACTAGTTAATGCAGATAATACAGCGATTGAGAATAGTTTGTTCGAGGTTGTTTTTGAAAAAGACCTCAATAATCTAGAGAAAAATTTGGCTCTCTACCTTTCAGAAAGCAGTGCGGTTCAGTGGTGGCATAGAATGGTCGCTCGACAAGAATATGCTCTTCAAGGGTGGCAACGTAACAAAGTTTACCCTGATTTTATTGCGTGCGTTAGAAGCGACCGCATAATGGTATTGGAAACAAAAGGCCTACAGCTAAAAGGCAACGATGATACTGAATATAAAAGAAAACTATTCGACCTCCTAACGGAACAGCAGAATAGCCCTGTTGCCGCAGGTGTTATTGATATTGTCTCTGATCAAAGCAAGAAAATCTCTTTCCACATGCTAATGGAAGATACATGGCAAGAAGAAATGCAGATGCAAATCCGCCTCTAA
- a CDS encoding site-specific DNA-methyltransferase — protein MPTLDFKGKQFVYAHHLTVPFRQLTVDAKKSLPAKGAKPNLDDNLIIHGDNLHALKALLPKYAGKIKCIYIDPPYNTGNEGWCYNDNVNAPLIKEWLKDSANPVDKEDLERHDKWLCMMWPRLQLLRELLADDGVIFVSIDDNEITNLNLIMDEIFNAKHVATVPVINNLKGRNDKANVAQCHEYLLIYDKGAFLSKGLPLSTKQIKEFKYQDGNRRYALRDVRKRGGADTRELRSNLYFPIYYNQEKKSFSLKRMKDSDIEIYPLKSDGIEGCWKWSPKKVEENLAILEASYVKKSDKWNVSYRVYLDSNDTENLTDDDDEEVSEEWDDEGEIPFDRTTKTKSFWWGPEISTDVAGKWLKKILGNGLENFDHPKPVHFIKRILHMATDKDSVVLDSFAGSGTTAEALLALNKEDGGNRKFILVECEKYANDITAERVRRVIKGVDGTKDAALKDGFGGSFTFCALGNEINIENLLQGENLPSFDELARYAFYTATGQVLNTVKQGADYFVGETDNYRVHLIYKPDLAFLRSGESALNMPLAESVAQARGKKTALVFATHKFMGQKELTGMGITFCQLPYQLHRIMGD, from the coding sequence ATGCCTACACTAGATTTTAAAGGAAAACAGTTCGTATATGCGCACCATCTGACGGTTCCATTCCGGCAGTTGACGGTAGACGCAAAAAAATCTTTGCCCGCAAAAGGAGCAAAGCCCAATCTCGATGACAATCTAATTATTCATGGTGACAACCTCCATGCCTTGAAGGCTCTACTTCCAAAATACGCTGGGAAAATCAAATGTATTTATATTGATCCACCCTATAACACTGGAAATGAGGGATGGTGTTATAACGATAACGTAAATGCTCCCCTAATTAAAGAATGGTTGAAAGATTCGGCTAATCCAGTTGATAAAGAAGACCTCGAACGCCATGACAAGTGGCTGTGCATGATGTGGCCACGTCTACAGTTATTGCGGGAATTGTTAGCGGACGATGGAGTGATTTTCGTTAGCATTGACGATAATGAAATTACGAATCTAAATTTAATTATGGATGAAATTTTTAATGCCAAGCATGTTGCAACAGTTCCAGTAATTAATAATTTAAAAGGTCGTAATGACAAAGCAAATGTTGCTCAATGCCATGAGTACCTACTTATTTATGATAAGGGTGCCTTTCTTTCCAAAGGACTACCTCTATCCACAAAGCAAATTAAGGAGTTTAAGTACCAAGATGGTAATAGGCGATATGCTTTACGTGATGTAAGAAAGCGCGGTGGAGCAGACACAAGAGAACTACGCTCTAATTTGTATTTCCCAATTTACTACAACCAAGAAAAAAAATCTTTCTCCCTTAAAAGGATGAAAGATTCAGACATTGAAATATATCCATTGAAAAGCGATGGAATAGAAGGTTGCTGGAAATGGTCGCCGAAAAAAGTTGAAGAAAATCTTGCTATACTTGAAGCCTCTTACGTTAAGAAAAGTGACAAATGGAACGTTAGTTACCGAGTCTACCTAGACTCAAATGATACAGAAAACCTTACCGATGATGACGATGAAGAAGTATCTGAAGAATGGGATGATGAAGGCGAGATTCCATTTGATAGGACGACTAAAACCAAATCATTTTGGTGGGGGCCGGAAATATCTACAGATGTTGCTGGAAAATGGCTAAAAAAGATTCTTGGAAATGGCTTGGAAAATTTTGACCACCCCAAACCCGTTCATTTCATAAAAAGAATACTCCATATGGCAACGGATAAAGACAGCGTTGTGCTTGACTCCTTTGCTGGTTCAGGAACAACAGCAGAGGCTTTGTTGGCGCTAAACAAGGAGGATGGCGGCAATCGTAAATTTATTCTAGTTGAGTGTGAAAAGTACGCAAATGATATTACAGCGGAGCGTGTTCGTAGAGTAATTAAAGGTGTGGATGGGACAAAAGACGCAGCCTTGAAAGATGGTTTTGGTGGTTCTTTTACATTCTGCGCTCTTGGCAATGAAATTAATATTGAGAACCTATTGCAGGGAGAAAACCTTCCCAGCTTTGACGAACTGGCTAGATATGCCTTTTACACAGCAACAGGACAGGTTCTGAATACGGTCAAGCAAGGTGCCGATTATTTTGTCGGTGAAACTGATAATTATCGTGTTCACTTGATCTATAAACCGGATTTGGCTTTCCTACGGTCAGGCGAATCTGCCCTCAATATGCCTTTGGCTGAAAGCGTAGCGCAAGCACGAGGCAAGAAAACTGCTCTTGTCTTTGCTACCCATAAATTTATGGGGCAAAAAGAATTAACGGGCATGGGCATTACATTCTGCCAGCTCCCTTATCAGCTTCACCGCATAATGGGAGACTGA